One stretch of Dokdonia sp. Hel_I_53 DNA includes these proteins:
- a CDS encoding DinB family protein, with the protein MRRKELLPSEYNPYYKNYIEQVPEESELITSLDEGMKATVSFLENLPEDTLNYRYAQGKWTPKEVILHLIDTERVFAYRAMRFSRKDGTSLPGFEQDDYVLHSNASERSLISLIDEYKATRNGTITLFKNLKTDMLTYTGTASGSAMSTRAAGFIICGHERHHCTIIDERYI; encoded by the coding sequence ATGAGGCGCAAAGAGTTATTACCTTCAGAGTATAATCCGTATTATAAAAACTATATAGAACAGGTACCCGAAGAGAGTGAGCTTATCACATCACTGGATGAAGGTATGAAAGCCACAGTAAGTTTTCTTGAAAATTTACCAGAGGATACACTTAATTACAGATACGCACAAGGGAAGTGGACTCCTAAAGAGGTAATTCTACACCTCATTGACACAGAACGTGTATTTGCATACCGAGCAATGCGTTTCTCTAGAAAAGATGGAACTTCTTTACCTGGTTTTGAGCAAGATGATTATGTGTTGCATAGTAATGCCAGTGAGCGTAGCCTTATCTCACTCATTGATGAGTATAAAGCAACTAGAAATGGGACTATTACCCTATTTAAAAATTTAAAAACAGATATGCTTACTTATACAGGAACGGCTAGCGGTAGCGCAATGAGCACAAGAGCTGCAGGTTTTATAATTTGTGGTCATGAGCGTCATCATTGTACAATTATTGACGAACGTTACATATAA
- a CDS encoding TerC family protein gives MFDILTSADAWVALLTLTFLEIILGIDNIIFISIASEKLPLAQRKKATNIGLILAMAMRVALLFGISWLVALSAPFWHINASWITAGISWQAVILFAGGIFLIWKSVHEIHEKVDETGLEEEEISKKSSSTLSKAIVQIAIINLVFSFDSILTAVGMTNGISDNPTDALILMIIAVVVSVAIMMAFANPVGNFIAKHPSLQILGLSFLILIGFMLIAEGAHLSHLEILGSTVGAIPKGYLYFTIAFSLLVEFINFKYRSLKSKDSGAQIQMKKNVSKLEK, from the coding sequence ATGTTTGATATTCTTACTTCTGCAGATGCTTGGGTAGCATTGCTTACACTTACTTTTCTTGAAATCATTTTAGGTATAGATAATATAATATTTATATCTATAGCCTCAGAGAAATTACCTTTAGCGCAACGCAAAAAGGCAACAAACATTGGACTCATTCTTGCGATGGCAATGCGTGTAGCGCTACTTTTTGGAATTTCTTGGTTAGTAGCACTTAGTGCTCCTTTCTGGCATATTAATGCAAGCTGGATAACAGCAGGAATAAGTTGGCAAGCAGTTATTTTATTTGCAGGAGGAATCTTTTTGATTTGGAAATCTGTACACGAAATACACGAAAAAGTAGATGAAACTGGTCTTGAAGAAGAAGAAATTTCTAAAAAAAGTTCGTCTACCCTATCCAAAGCTATTGTACAGATCGCTATTATAAATCTCGTTTTCTCTTTTGATTCTATTCTTACTGCGGTTGGAATGACAAACGGGATTTCTGATAACCCAACAGATGCACTTATCCTAATGATCATTGCAGTAGTTGTCTCTGTAGCTATTATGATGGCTTTTGCTAATCCAGTGGGTAATTTTATAGCAAAACATCCATCACTTCAAATTCTAGGACTATCATTTTTAATACTTATTGGATTTATGCTTATTGCAGAGGGTGCTCACTTATCACATCTAGAAATCTTAGGAAGTACCGTAGGAGCGATTCCTAAAGGGTATTTATATTTCACTATTGCTTTCTCTCTTTTAGTGGAGTTCATCAACTTTAAGTACAGATCATTAAAATCTAAAGACTCTGGCGCGCAAATTCAAATGAAGAAGAATGTAAGTAAATTAGAAAAATAA
- the aroB gene encoding 3-dehydroquinate synthase gives MTPISAASYDIVFNNSGYTALNKFLKSSAYSGIYIIVDTNTHEHCLASFLGNLDTDLPIEVIEITPGEIHKNIETCTGVWHSLADLNADRKAVVINVGGGVVTDLGGFVASTFKRGMDFINVPTSLLAMVDASVGGKTGVDLGTLKNLIGIINNPQLVLIDGGFLSTLPKNELRSGLAEMYKHGLVVNKPYWDQLKDLSGLSIDDLNRLIYESISIKNKIVLQDPTEQNIRKTLNYGHTLGHAIESYCLDKDDKRTLLHGEAIAIGMILESYISMRITGLNEQHLTEICAVFTELYDQVMFNQKDIGHIIEYLKYDKKNTNGNVNFVLLETIGKAVIDQKVSNTIIYEGFDFYKSLA, from the coding sequence ATGACCCCAATTTCTGCAGCTTCTTACGATATTGTTTTTAATAATTCTGGGTATACGGCACTTAACAAATTTCTTAAATCGAGTGCTTATAGCGGTATTTATATAATTGTAGACACAAACACGCATGAACATTGCCTAGCTTCTTTTTTAGGCAATTTAGATACAGACTTACCTATTGAAGTAATTGAAATCACTCCGGGTGAAATTCATAAAAATATCGAAACTTGTACAGGCGTATGGCATAGCCTGGCAGATCTTAATGCAGATCGTAAGGCAGTCGTTATAAATGTGGGAGGAGGTGTTGTGACAGACCTCGGTGGATTTGTCGCAAGCACTTTCAAAAGAGGAATGGATTTTATAAACGTACCTACTTCTCTACTCGCCATGGTAGATGCAAGCGTGGGTGGTAAGACGGGTGTGGATTTAGGGACGCTCAAAAATTTGATTGGCATCATAAATAATCCTCAACTGGTACTTATAGATGGTGGTTTTCTATCCACTTTACCTAAAAATGAATTACGATCTGGCCTTGCAGAAATGTACAAACATGGTCTAGTTGTAAATAAACCATACTGGGATCAATTAAAAGACTTAAGTGGGTTATCCATAGATGATCTTAATAGACTAATCTATGAAAGTATTAGTATCAAAAATAAAATTGTCCTTCAAGATCCCACAGAGCAAAACATCCGAAAAACATTAAATTACGGCCACACTTTAGGCCATGCTATTGAGTCTTATTGTTTGGACAAAGATGATAAACGCACCTTATTACATGGTGAAGCCATTGCTATTGGGATGATACTGGAGAGTTATATTTCTATGAGAATTACTGGTCTGAACGAACAACATCTTACAGAAATTTGTGCTGTTTTTACAGAACTCTATGATCAGGTAATGTTCAACCAAAAAGATATAGGGCATATCATAGAGTATCTTAAATACGACAAGAAAAACACTAATGGCAATGTGAATTTTGTATTGCTAGAAACTATAGGTAAAGCTGTAATTGATCAAAAAGTATCAAATACAATTATCTATGAGGGGTTTGACTTTTATAAATCTCTAGCTTAA
- a CDS encoding helix-turn-helix domain-containing protein, protein METLLNHKKFARRLQKVMNDHQLSAAAFAEKLEVGRATISHLMSGRNKPSLDFVMKVTSTFETVDLDWLIYGEINPKKKPHSTPQTDEKLYENHLKNEVSKNEENFKNISTNSSKVKRVILLMSDGTFESYDV, encoded by the coding sequence ATGGAAACACTGCTAAATCATAAAAAATTTGCTAGAAGATTACAGAAGGTAATGAACGATCATCAGCTTTCTGCAGCTGCCTTTGCTGAAAAATTAGAGGTAGGCCGTGCTACTATTTCACATTTAATGTCTGGAAGAAACAAGCCTAGTCTCGACTTTGTAATGAAGGTGACTTCTACGTTTGAAACCGTCGATTTAGACTGGCTTATTTATGGAGAAATTAATCCTAAAAAAAAGCCCCACTCTACTCCACAAACTGATGAAAAACTTTACGAAAATCACCTTAAAAATGAGGTTTCAAAAAACGAGGAAAACTTCAAAAACATTTCAACAAATTCATCAAAAGTTAAGCGTGTAATTTTACTTATGAGTGATGGAACTTTTGAAAGCTATGACGTCTAA
- a CDS encoding M14 family zinc carboxypeptidase, whose translation MKISMLLEVFSKCKENTISGRFISPQYLEEFLYKLPDDFEVKTAGISVQNRPIFSVRIGTGKLKILLWSQMHGNESTTTKSLLDFFNFLQSKTYQMEVSELLERCTFLVLPMLNPDGSFLWTRTNANDVDLNRDAQKLSQPESKTLRSIFDTFMPDYCFNLHGQRTIYGFEDTGKPSILSFLAPSASADRDYPLSRKRASYLITHIYRSLQDELAGHIGLYDDGFNRNCVGDTFQEAGVPTVLFEAGHFPDDYARENTRKYVFCSLIYAVEAAIGEFNYSVEDYEAIPKHSKCYCDVHLKLKEGQMPMYFLETKDGDTIRFDPIVLAEDLGTGKFSYREMNTLTSFKI comes from the coding sequence ATGAAAATATCTATGCTTCTTGAAGTATTTTCAAAATGTAAAGAAAATACAATCTCTGGTCGATTCATATCGCCTCAATATTTAGAGGAATTTCTATATAAATTACCTGATGATTTTGAGGTAAAGACAGCTGGTATTTCTGTTCAAAATCGTCCTATTTTTTCTGTAAGAATTGGTACTGGAAAATTAAAGATTTTACTTTGGTCACAGATGCACGGAAATGAATCAACAACCACAAAATCTCTGTTAGATTTTTTTAATTTTTTGCAATCAAAAACATATCAAATGGAGGTGTCAGAATTGTTAGAAAGATGCACCTTTTTAGTTCTTCCCATGCTCAATCCTGATGGCTCTTTTTTGTGGACTCGCACGAATGCAAATGATGTAGATCTCAATCGAGATGCCCAAAAATTAAGCCAGCCAGAGTCAAAAACGTTACGATCAATTTTTGATACCTTTATGCCAGATTATTGTTTTAATTTACACGGGCAACGTACGATTTATGGTTTTGAAGACACCGGCAAGCCTTCCATTCTTTCCTTTTTAGCACCTTCGGCTAGTGCAGATCGAGATTATCCACTTTCGCGAAAGCGAGCTTCTTATTTAATAACTCATATATATAGATCTCTTCAAGATGAACTTGCAGGTCATATTGGACTATATGATGATGGTTTTAATAGAAACTGCGTCGGAGATACTTTTCAAGAAGCTGGCGTACCTACCGTTTTATTTGAGGCGGGTCATTTTCCAGATGATTACGCTAGAGAGAACACTCGTAAATATGTTTTTTGCTCGTTGATTTATGCAGTAGAGGCGGCAATAGGTGAGTTCAACTATAGTGTAGAGGATTATGAGGCGATACCAAAGCATAGTAAGTGCTATTGTGATGTCCATCTTAAACTCAAAGAGGGGCAGATGCCTATGTATTTTTTAGAGACAAAAGATGGAGATACTATAAGATTTGACCCTATCGTTCTAGCAGAAGATTTAGGAACGGGCAAGTTTTCTTATAGAGAAATGAATACCTTAACGTCATTTAAAATATAA
- a CDS encoding DNA topoisomerase IV: protein MKTCSSIFFVFLLSIQSCTTPERNCRDFKTGTFTFETLLEGQLVATTFTRNDTLEIDYFNNKADSSSIRWINDCEYIVKKLNPKSRSEEKAIHMKIIATDGDFYTFEYSLVGKTIKQRGTAKKTND, encoded by the coding sequence ATGAAAACTTGTTCAAGTATCTTTTTTGTTTTTTTACTAAGCATCCAGAGTTGTACTACTCCAGAACGCAATTGCAGAGATTTTAAAACTGGCACATTTACGTTTGAGACTTTACTCGAAGGCCAGCTGGTTGCGACTACTTTTACTCGTAACGACACACTTGAAATAGATTATTTTAATAACAAAGCAGACTCTTCTTCTATACGATGGATTAATGACTGTGAATACATTGTAAAAAAACTTAATCCCAAAAGTCGCTCTGAAGAAAAAGCTATTCATATGAAAATTATCGCTACCGATGGAGATTTTTATACCTTTGAGTATTCCCTCGTAGGAAAAACTATAAAACAACGCGGTACCGCAAAAAAAACTAACGACTAA
- a CDS encoding histidine kinase, with protein sequence MKYYLREFSKANIIGLTIFIVHSIILYVLGDPWYGDTVSTFFWQNQVFSVGLYAVNAMVTINFRKRYKGILWNFKILLYVIVAHIIITLITVFLLRLLLITGYYNVSLDQFMASEGTRDYVFPFIITAIATAAFYGVYHWKNKQESKVKQSKIIAGAASAKFDALKNQLDPHFLFNSLNVLASLIEENPKQAQKFTTSLSKVYRYVLEQKNKELVPLDEELSFARTYMNLLKMRFEDSIVVDIPEASSNPIYKVVPLSLQLLLENAVKHNQVTPSKKLFIKIYEEGNRLYIKNNIQKKQVIKKSSGVGLLNIRQRYNLLSNHDIRVEDTGGYFSVGVPMLMEPEQISFAPKQTAFLEDKRYQRAKKKVEDLKGFYIHFTIYCIMVPVFIYLNARSTSFPWAVFPILGWGWGVVGHASETFGWNPIFDKKWEKRKIQKLMEDEDF encoded by the coding sequence ATGAAGTATTACTTAAGGGAATTTTCAAAGGCAAACATTATTGGCTTAACAATTTTTATTGTTCATAGTATTATCTTGTATGTCCTTGGTGATCCATGGTATGGAGACACGGTGAGTACATTTTTTTGGCAAAATCAAGTATTTTCTGTTGGGCTGTATGCTGTCAACGCTATGGTTACAATAAATTTTAGAAAACGGTACAAAGGCATTCTGTGGAACTTTAAGATTTTATTATACGTAATTGTAGCACACATAATAATTACTTTAATTACGGTATTCCTATTAAGACTATTACTTATTACTGGGTACTACAACGTTTCATTAGATCAATTCATGGCCAGTGAAGGGACTAGGGATTATGTATTTCCATTTATAATAACAGCCATTGCAACAGCTGCATTTTATGGGGTATATCACTGGAAAAATAAACAAGAAAGCAAGGTAAAGCAATCTAAGATAATAGCTGGAGCAGCCTCTGCAAAGTTTGATGCTTTGAAGAATCAGTTAGATCCTCACTTTCTGTTTAATAGCCTTAACGTACTCGCTAGTCTTATAGAAGAGAATCCTAAGCAGGCACAAAAATTTACTACCTCCCTTTCTAAAGTATACCGCTATGTTTTGGAACAAAAAAATAAAGAGCTCGTTCCTCTAGATGAAGAACTATCGTTTGCTCGTACTTATATGAACTTATTAAAGATGCGTTTTGAAGATAGCATTGTTGTAGATATTCCTGAAGCCTCTTCTAACCCCATTTACAAAGTGGTGCCTTTATCACTACAATTATTGTTAGAAAATGCAGTAAAGCACAATCAGGTTACCCCTTCTAAAAAGCTTTTTATTAAGATTTATGAAGAAGGTAACAGGCTTTACATTAAAAATAATATTCAAAAGAAACAAGTAATCAAAAAGAGTAGTGGAGTAGGTTTGCTCAATATTAGACAACGGTATAATTTGCTATCTAACCATGACATTCGTGTAGAAGACACTGGCGGCTATTTTTCAGTAGGTGTTCCAATGCTTATGGAGCCAGAACAAATTTCTTTTGCACCAAAACAAACAGCGTTTCTTGAGGATAAGCGTTATCAACGCGCAAAAAAGAAAGTAGAGGATCTCAAGGGCTTTTATATCCACTTTACAATTTATTGCATAATGGTTCCTGTTTTTATTTATTTGAATGCAAGATCTACTAGCTTTCCTTGGGCTGTTTTCCCTATACTAGGTTGGGGTTGGGGAGTGGTTGGTCATGCTTCTGAAACCTTCGGTTGGAACCCTATATTTGATAAAAAATGGGAAAAACGTAAAATCCAAAAATTAATGGAAGATGAGGATTTTTAA
- a CDS encoding proline dehydrogenase family protein, whose amino-acid sequence MNDTLTSSLFENTKNAFALKSDSELERAYFLFKMISKQPLVRIGTAVTRFALNANLPVEGLIRSTVFDHFCGGVNEDDCMSTVDKLYEANVCSVLDYSVEGKEEDSSFDQCMNKVISLTKFSEHKEAMPISVFKPSGVGRFALWQKVNEKKSLTETEQREWKRVKERVDLICKTAYDCDIEILIDAEESWIQDAADTLVTEMMAKYNKEKAIVYNTLQCYRHDRLDYLKKLHAEGIERDFRVGVKIVRGAYMEKENQRALEKGYLTPICANKAATDKNFNHTLRYIFDHIKDMSPFLGTHNEDSCLLATEIMHEIGLAVNDERVWFGQLYGMSDHISFNLADKGYNVAKYMPFGPVKDVMPYLIRRAEENTSVAGQTNRELELLKAEKKRRKL is encoded by the coding sequence ATGAACGATACTTTAACGTCATCTCTCTTTGAGAACACAAAAAATGCTTTTGCATTAAAGTCTGATAGTGAATTAGAACGCGCTTATTTCTTGTTTAAAATGATATCAAAACAGCCGCTAGTGCGCATAGGAACTGCAGTTACACGCTTTGCGCTTAATGCAAACCTACCAGTAGAGGGATTGATACGTTCTACTGTGTTTGATCATTTTTGTGGAGGTGTAAATGAAGATGATTGTATGAGTACCGTTGATAAGCTTTACGAAGCAAACGTATGCTCCGTATTAGATTATTCTGTAGAAGGAAAAGAGGAAGATTCCTCTTTTGATCAATGTATGAATAAGGTAATCAGTCTCACGAAATTCAGCGAGCATAAAGAAGCGATGCCTATCTCTGTTTTTAAACCATCTGGTGTAGGAAGATTTGCTTTATGGCAAAAAGTAAACGAGAAGAAATCGCTTACAGAAACAGAACAGCGGGAATGGAAAAGAGTTAAAGAGCGTGTCGATCTTATCTGTAAAACAGCTTATGATTGTGATATTGAAATCCTCATTGACGCAGAAGAAAGTTGGATACAAGATGCTGCAGATACACTTGTCACAGAAATGATGGCAAAATATAACAAAGAGAAAGCTATTGTGTATAACACCTTACAATGCTATCGTCACGATAGATTAGACTATCTTAAAAAGTTACATGCAGAAGGCATAGAAAGAGATTTTAGAGTAGGAGTGAAGATCGTAAGGGGAGCTTATATGGAAAAAGAAAACCAGCGAGCCTTAGAAAAAGGATACCTGACTCCCATTTGCGCAAATAAAGCTGCTACAGACAAAAATTTTAACCACACCCTCCGTTATATATTTGACCATATAAAAGACATGTCACCATTCTTAGGTACGCATAATGAGGATAGTTGTTTACTTGCCACGGAGATTATGCATGAGATAGGGTTAGCGGTAAATGACGAGCGTGTTTGGTTTGGACAATTGTATGGAATGAGTGATCACATAAGTTTTAATCTTGCAGATAAAGGATATAATGTAGCAAAATATATGCCTTTTGGCCCTGTTAAAGATGTAATGCCATACTTAATACGCCGTGCAGAAGAGAACACATCTGTAGCTGGACAAACAAACCGTGAATTGGAACTTCTCAAAGCGGAAAAGAAAAGACGTAAACTTTAA
- a CDS encoding Lrp/AsnC family transcriptional regulator produces MAKFKLDEVDHQILDMLIENTRTPFTDIAKKLLISAGTVHVRVKKMEEAGIIIGSSLTLDYGKLGYSFIAYVGVFLNKTSQTTFVLERIAEIPFVTVAHVTTGKFNIFCKIRARDTNHAKNVIFLLDDIDGVYRTETMISLEESINDKKRLMHSIFQDLL; encoded by the coding sequence ATGGCAAAATTTAAATTAGACGAGGTTGACCACCAGATACTTGATATGCTTATCGAGAACACAAGAACACCGTTTACAGACATCGCAAAAAAGCTTTTGATCTCTGCAGGAACGGTACACGTTCGTGTAAAGAAGATGGAAGAAGCTGGTATTATTATAGGTTCTTCTCTTACACTTGATTATGGTAAATTAGGGTATTCTTTCATAGCATACGTGGGTGTTTTTCTGAACAAAACATCACAAACAACTTTTGTCTTAGAGCGTATTGCAGAAATACCTTTTGTAACTGTTGCTCATGTTACAACTGGAAAATTTAATATTTTCTGTAAAATACGTGCAAGAGATACAAATCATGCAAAAAATGTTATCTTCTTGTTAGATGATATTGATGGAGTATATCGTACAGAAACAATGATATCTCTTGAGGAAAGTATTAACGATAAAAAGCGTTTAATGCATTCTATATTTCAAGATTTACTATAA
- a CDS encoding YciI family protein, with protein sequence MKYFFTLLVIATFAISSSAQKTNPNYDAVLAEKVGADDYGMKTFVFVILKTGSNTSTDQELKNSSFAGHMSNINRLVEEKKMIVAGPMLENEKSYRGIFILDVPSIEDAKVLLETDPAIANKFLEPELFMWYGSAALSEYLEASDKVWKIGF encoded by the coding sequence ATGAAATACTTTTTTACACTACTCGTAATTGCAACATTCGCAATTAGTTCTTCGGCTCAAAAAACCAATCCAAATTATGATGCAGTATTAGCAGAAAAAGTAGGAGCTGATGATTATGGAATGAAGACATTTGTATTTGTTATTCTCAAAACAGGAAGCAATACCTCAACAGATCAAGAACTAAAAAACAGTTCTTTTGCCGGTCATATGAGCAATATAAATCGTTTAGTTGAAGAAAAAAAAATGATTGTTGCCGGGCCCATGCTTGAAAATGAAAAATCTTACAGAGGTATATTCATTTTAGATGTGCCATCTATAGAAGATGCAAAAGTCCTTCTAGAAACTGACCCTGCCATAGCAAATAAATTTTTAGAGCCCGAGCTATTTATGTGGTACGGTTCTGCAGCATTATCAGAGTACCTAGAAGCTTCTGATAAAGTATGGAAAATTGGTTTCTAG